Proteins encoded by one window of Pelmatolapia mariae isolate MD_Pm_ZW linkage group LG14, Pm_UMD_F_2, whole genome shotgun sequence:
- the tbrg1 gene encoding transforming growth factor beta regulator 1 isoform X2 gives MESLNTFESEMEADGQGNYSLFPALDSIATLSGTTETLESEPPSEIAEKPNLTWLDAAQIVLEEARGPLHIKEIKQRIIDRGLVQSNAKSSLEAVMYRETDEERQQALQAFTAQSFLSSPQQNTISGSGSGVSAPTFPSPTTSSEHKAKGRRGPRKNQNEKYRLKYLRLRNAARAMIFENAALCDEVAHIEEKFLRAKEERRFLLKSLLQYQSLSEGELLPTPSSSAHLPLPPVALSSGPSGASGLSTTHSVSSTVPTGEEGALKKPKKERKERGRENGKDELPKKMSKKRKLADGSRKVVQPIPLDSSGRPVFPIVLGGLTVYSLGEIITDRMLFHDECAIYPVGFCSTRIFASMKNPEQQCLYTCQIKDGGTGPQFEIVPEEDPQNAIVASSALTCHANLLKAIASVSAKSVVSIVPSGADFFGFSHPTIQNLIQSCPGARKCSNYRWIRFEVCRPGDGQVPHSLSEDDASINFEAFQRHHSFENIKTEHITGQTPQSPSSSHQHHLTSPTMKASTSYFSS, from the exons ATGGAATCCCTCAACACGTTTGAATCTGAGATGGAGGCTGATGGACAGGGGAACTACTCTCTGTTTCCTGCTCTGGACAGCATTGCAACTCTGTCTGGCACCACTGAAACTCTGGAGAG TGAACCACCCAGCGAAATAGCAGAGAAACCGAACCTGACGTGGCTCGATGCTGCGCAG ATTGTTTTGGAGGAAGCGAGAGGTCCCTTGCACATAAAGGAAATTAAACAGAGAATCATCGACAGGGGACTTGTTCAATCCAA TGCAAAATCAAGCTTGGAAGCTGTCATGTACCGCGAG ACTGATGAGGAGCGGCAACAGGCCCTGCAGGCTTTCACTGCCCAGTCTTTCCTCAGCTCGCCTCAGCAGAATACCATCTCTGGTTCTGGGTCAGGAGTCTCAGCACCAACCTTCCCATCTCCCACTACCTCCTCTGAGCATAAGGCCAAGGGGAGGAGGGGTCCACGaaagaaccagaatgaaaagtATAGGCTCAAGTACCTCCGGCTGCGCAACGCTGCTCGTGCCATGATATTT GAGAATGCAGCTCTCTGTGATGAAGTTGCTCACATAGAAGAAAAGTTTCTGAGAGCAAAGGAGGAGCGGAG gttctTACTAAAATCCTTGTTGCAATACCAGTCTCTGTCAGAGGGGGAGCTACTGCCCACACCCAGCTCAAGCGCTCATCTACCTTTACCACCAGTGGCATTGTCCTCAGGTCCTTCTGGGGCTTCAGGTCTGTCCACTACCCACAGTGTGTCATCAACAGTGCCAACAGGCGAAGAAGGAGCacttaaaaaacccaaaaaggaaaggaaagagcGGGGGAGGGAGAATGGAAAGGATGAAC TTCCAAAGAAGATGTCCAAGAAGAGAAAACTCGCAGATGGCTCACGGAAGGTGGTGCAGCCCATCCCTCTCGACTCTTCTGGCCGTCCTGTCTTTCCCATAGTACTGGGAGGTTTGACAGTCTACAGTCTGGGCGAG ATCATCACAGACAGAATGCTGTTTCATGACGAGTGTGCCATCTACCCAGTGGGCTTCTGCAGCACGCGCATCTTTGCCAGCATGAAAAACCCCGAGCAGCAGTGCCTCTACACCTGCCAAATCAAGGACGGGGGAACAGGCCCACAG TTTGAGATCGTGCCTGAAGAGGACCCTCAGAATGCGATCGTGGCTTCCTCCGCCTTGACGTGCCATGCCAATCTACTGAAGGCCATCGCGTCTGTGAG TGCCAAGTCCGTGGTGTCGATTGTTCCATCAGGAGCAGATTTCTTTGGCTTCTCTCATCCCACCATCCAGAATCTCATCCAGAGTTGTCCCGGAGCTCGCAAGTGTAGCAA CTACAGATGGATTCGTTTTGAGGTGTGTCGCCCCGGCGATGGCCAGGTCCCTCACAGCCTATCAGAGGATGACGCCTCAATCAACTTTGAAGCGTTCCAGAGGCACCACAGCTTTGAGAACATCAAGACAGAGCATATCACAG GACAGACACCACAGTCTCCTAGTTCATCTCATCAGCATCACCTGACCTCCCCCACCATGAAGGCTTCGACCTCATATTTCAGCTCCTGA
- the tbrg1 gene encoding transforming growth factor beta regulator 1 isoform X1 — protein sequence MESLNTFESEMEADGQGNYSLFPALDSIATLSGTTETLESEPPSEIAEKPNLTWLDAAQIVLEEARGPLHIKEIKQRIIDRGLVQSNAKSSLEAVMYRETQKGSRRFKRIENRNGVFALLTDEERQQALQAFTAQSFLSSPQQNTISGSGSGVSAPTFPSPTTSSEHKAKGRRGPRKNQNEKYRLKYLRLRNAARAMIFENAALCDEVAHIEEKFLRAKEERRFLLKSLLQYQSLSEGELLPTPSSSAHLPLPPVALSSGPSGASGLSTTHSVSSTVPTGEEGALKKPKKERKERGRENGKDELPKKMSKKRKLADGSRKVVQPIPLDSSGRPVFPIVLGGLTVYSLGEIITDRMLFHDECAIYPVGFCSTRIFASMKNPEQQCLYTCQIKDGGTGPQFEIVPEEDPQNAIVASSALTCHANLLKAIASVSAKSVVSIVPSGADFFGFSHPTIQNLIQSCPGARKCSNYRWIRFEVCRPGDGQVPHSLSEDDASINFEAFQRHHSFENIKTEHITGQTPQSPSSSHQHHLTSPTMKASTSYFSS from the exons ATGGAATCCCTCAACACGTTTGAATCTGAGATGGAGGCTGATGGACAGGGGAACTACTCTCTGTTTCCTGCTCTGGACAGCATTGCAACTCTGTCTGGCACCACTGAAACTCTGGAGAG TGAACCACCCAGCGAAATAGCAGAGAAACCGAACCTGACGTGGCTCGATGCTGCGCAG ATTGTTTTGGAGGAAGCGAGAGGTCCCTTGCACATAAAGGAAATTAAACAGAGAATCATCGACAGGGGACTTGTTCAATCCAA TGCAAAATCAAGCTTGGAAGCTGTCATGTACCGCGAG ACACAAAAAGGCAGCAGGAGATTCAAGAGGATTGAAAACAGAAATGGAGTCTTTGCTCTGCTG ACTGATGAGGAGCGGCAACAGGCCCTGCAGGCTTTCACTGCCCAGTCTTTCCTCAGCTCGCCTCAGCAGAATACCATCTCTGGTTCTGGGTCAGGAGTCTCAGCACCAACCTTCCCATCTCCCACTACCTCCTCTGAGCATAAGGCCAAGGGGAGGAGGGGTCCACGaaagaaccagaatgaaaagtATAGGCTCAAGTACCTCCGGCTGCGCAACGCTGCTCGTGCCATGATATTT GAGAATGCAGCTCTCTGTGATGAAGTTGCTCACATAGAAGAAAAGTTTCTGAGAGCAAAGGAGGAGCGGAG gttctTACTAAAATCCTTGTTGCAATACCAGTCTCTGTCAGAGGGGGAGCTACTGCCCACACCCAGCTCAAGCGCTCATCTACCTTTACCACCAGTGGCATTGTCCTCAGGTCCTTCTGGGGCTTCAGGTCTGTCCACTACCCACAGTGTGTCATCAACAGTGCCAACAGGCGAAGAAGGAGCacttaaaaaacccaaaaaggaaaggaaagagcGGGGGAGGGAGAATGGAAAGGATGAAC TTCCAAAGAAGATGTCCAAGAAGAGAAAACTCGCAGATGGCTCACGGAAGGTGGTGCAGCCCATCCCTCTCGACTCTTCTGGCCGTCCTGTCTTTCCCATAGTACTGGGAGGTTTGACAGTCTACAGTCTGGGCGAG ATCATCACAGACAGAATGCTGTTTCATGACGAGTGTGCCATCTACCCAGTGGGCTTCTGCAGCACGCGCATCTTTGCCAGCATGAAAAACCCCGAGCAGCAGTGCCTCTACACCTGCCAAATCAAGGACGGGGGAACAGGCCCACAG TTTGAGATCGTGCCTGAAGAGGACCCTCAGAATGCGATCGTGGCTTCCTCCGCCTTGACGTGCCATGCCAATCTACTGAAGGCCATCGCGTCTGTGAG TGCCAAGTCCGTGGTGTCGATTGTTCCATCAGGAGCAGATTTCTTTGGCTTCTCTCATCCCACCATCCAGAATCTCATCCAGAGTTGTCCCGGAGCTCGCAAGTGTAGCAA CTACAGATGGATTCGTTTTGAGGTGTGTCGCCCCGGCGATGGCCAGGTCCCTCACAGCCTATCAGAGGATGACGCCTCAATCAACTTTGAAGCGTTCCAGAGGCACCACAGCTTTGAGAACATCAAGACAGAGCATATCACAG GACAGACACCACAGTCTCCTAGTTCATCTCATCAGCATCACCTGACCTCCCCCACCATGAAGGCTTCGACCTCATATTTCAGCTCCTGA